A genomic segment from Phragmites australis chromosome 6, lpPhrAust1.1, whole genome shotgun sequence encodes:
- the LOC133922607 gene encoding porphobilinogen deaminase, chloroplastic-like isoform X1 produces the protein MVSLRCTTAHHSLLGSPSCLARPRRGCTVVRAAAAVEAGAQAKVSLIRIGTRGSPLALAQAHETRDKLKAAHSELADDGAVEIVIIKTTGDMILDKPLADIGGKGLFTKEIDDALLQGRIDIAVHSMKDVPTYLPEGTILPCNLPREDVRDAFICLTANSLAELPAGSVVGSASLRRQSQILYRYPSLKVVNFRGNVQTRLRKLKEGDVHATLLALAGLKRLNMAETATSVLSVEEMLPAVAQGAIGIACRSNDDKMMEYLSSLNHEDTRLAVASEREFLAVLDGNCRTPIAAYAYRDKDGNCSFRGLLASPDGSTVFETTRSGPYSFDDMVAMGKDAGHELKAKAGPGFFDSLQ, from the exons ATGGTGTCGCTTAGATGCACCACCGCCCACCACAGCCTCCTCGGCTCGCCGTCCTGCCTCGCGCGCCCGCGGCGGGGGTGCACCGTCgtgcgggccgccgccgccgttgagGCCGGTGCGCAGGCCAAGGTCTCCCTCATCCGGATTGGGACTCGTGGAAG TCCTCTTGCACTTGCACAGGCCCATGAAACCCGAGATAAGCTGAAAGCTGCACACTCAGAGTTAGCTGATGATGGGGCTGTTGAGATCGTCATAATAAAGACCACAGGAGACATGATCTTGGACAAACCCCTTGCAGATATAGGAGGCAAGGGTCTATTCACCAAGGAGATAGATGATGCACTCTTGCAGGGAAGGATTGACATTGCAGTTCACTCAATGAAAGATGTTCCAACATATCTACCTGAAGGCACAATATTACCTTGTAACCTCCCACGAGAAGATGTGAGAGATGCATTTATATGCTTGACTGCAAATTCTCTTGCGGAGCTTCCTGCTGGTAGTGTTGTCGGAAGTGCTTCCCTGCGAAGACAATCTCAGATTCTCTATAGATATCCATCACTAAAA GTTGTTAATTTCAGAGGAAATGTTCAGACAAGGTTAAGGAAACTCAAAGAAGGAGATGTCCATGCTACATTGTTGGCACTGGCTGGACTAAAGCGATTAAATATGGCAGAAACTGCAACATCTGTACTATCAGTGGAAGAAATGCTTCCAGCAGTTGCCCAAGGTGCTATTGGAATAGCTTGCAGAAGCAACGATGACAAAATG ATGGAATATCTATCCTCGTTGAACCATGAGGATACCAGATTAGctgttgcaagcgaaagagaaTTCTTGGCAGTTCTTGATGGTAACTGCCGAACTCCAATTGCGGCATATGCTTACCGTGATAAGGATGGGAATTGCTCATTCCGAGGTCTATTGGCTTCACCAGATGGATCTACAG TATTTGAGACAACAAGAAGTGGACCGTACTCTTTCGATGACATGGTTGCTATGGGCAAAGACGCCGGTCATGAGCTGAAAGCAAAGGCTGGTCCTGGCTTCTTCGATAGCTTGCAATGA
- the LOC133922607 gene encoding porphobilinogen deaminase, chloroplastic-like isoform X2, with protein MSIKTVALGGIAWIWGCNAVPVSGIESLEGVRHCGQWWNLQDDSPLALAQAHETRDKLKAAHSELADDGAVEIVIIKTTGDMILDKPLADIGGKGLFTKEIDDALLQGRIDIAVHSMKDVPTYLPEGTILPCNLPREDVRDAFICLTANSLAELPAGSVVGSASLRRQSQILYRYPSLKVVNFRGNVQTRLRKLKEGDVHATLLALAGLKRLNMAETATSVLSVEEMLPAVAQGAIGIACRSNDDKMMEYLSSLNHEDTRLAVASEREFLAVLDGNCRTPIAAYAYRDKDGNCSFRGLLASPDGSTVFETTRSGPYSFDDMVAMGKDAGHELKAKAGPGFFDSLQ; from the exons ATGTCGATAAAAACCGTAGCTTTAGGAGGTATTGCTTGGATTTGGGGATGCAATGCCGTGCCGGTGTCCGGGATTGAATCTCTAGAAGGTGTCAGACATTGTGGACAATGGTGGAATTTACAAGAT GACAGTCCTCTTGCACTTGCACAGGCCCATGAAACCCGAGATAAGCTGAAAGCTGCACACTCAGAGTTAGCTGATGATGGGGCTGTTGAGATCGTCATAATAAAGACCACAGGAGACATGATCTTGGACAAACCCCTTGCAGATATAGGAGGCAAGGGTCTATTCACCAAGGAGATAGATGATGCACTCTTGCAGGGAAGGATTGACATTGCAGTTCACTCAATGAAAGATGTTCCAACATATCTACCTGAAGGCACAATATTACCTTGTAACCTCCCACGAGAAGATGTGAGAGATGCATTTATATGCTTGACTGCAAATTCTCTTGCGGAGCTTCCTGCTGGTAGTGTTGTCGGAAGTGCTTCCCTGCGAAGACAATCTCAGATTCTCTATAGATATCCATCACTAAAA GTTGTTAATTTCAGAGGAAATGTTCAGACAAGGTTAAGGAAACTCAAAGAAGGAGATGTCCATGCTACATTGTTGGCACTGGCTGGACTAAAGCGATTAAATATGGCAGAAACTGCAACATCTGTACTATCAGTGGAAGAAATGCTTCCAGCAGTTGCCCAAGGTGCTATTGGAATAGCTTGCAGAAGCAACGATGACAAAATG ATGGAATATCTATCCTCGTTGAACCATGAGGATACCAGATTAGctgttgcaagcgaaagagaaTTCTTGGCAGTTCTTGATGGTAACTGCCGAACTCCAATTGCGGCATATGCTTACCGTGATAAGGATGGGAATTGCTCATTCCGAGGTCTATTGGCTTCACCAGATGGATCTACAG TATTTGAGACAACAAGAAGTGGACCGTACTCTTTCGATGACATGGTTGCTATGGGCAAAGACGCCGGTCATGAGCTGAAAGCAAAGGCTGGTCCTGGCTTCTTCGATAGCTTGCAATGA
- the LOC133922608 gene encoding OVARIAN TUMOR DOMAIN-containing deubiquitinating enzyme 11-like gives MSEQQDHVSKRSCSSISSSTQGSEEEVTIGTLITEATNSGKSLGRRLSHLDSIPHTPRVNGKIPDVNNTTIDHESLLERLGTYGLAEYQIEGDGNCQFRALADQIFRNPDYHKHVRKAVVKQLKEFRKHYEGYVPMEYKVYLKKMKRSREWGDHVTLQAAADKFGAKICLLTSFRDTCLVEIVPRDATPTRELWLSFWCEVHYNSLYAIEDLPTRKTKKKHWLL, from the exons ATGTCTGAACAACAGGATCATGTTAGCAAAAGGTCTTGCTCAAGTATTAGCAGCAGTACTCAGGGGAGTGAGGAGGAAGTGACCATTGGTACCCTTATAACTGAAGCAACCAACAGTGGAAAGAGTCTTGGAAGGCGCCTGTCCCACTTAGATTCAATCCCG CACACTCCACGAGTTAATGGGAAAATTCCGGATGTTAATAATACAACAATAGATCATGAATCATTATTGGAAAG ATTGGGCACTTATGGCTTAGCTGAATACCAAATAGAAGGAGATGGGAATTGTCAG TTCCGAGCTCTGGCGGACCAGATATTCCGCAATCCTGACTATCACAAACATGTGAGGAAGGCAGTAGTGAAGCAG CTAAAGGAATTCAGGAAACACTATGAAGGCTATGTACCGATGGAATATAAGGTttatttgaagaaaatgaaaag ATCCAGGGAATGGGGAGATCATGTGACCTTACAGGCGGCTGCAGACAAG TTTGGTGCTAAAATATGTCTGTTGACGTCGTTCAGAGACACATGCCTTGTTGAGATAGTCCCCAGAGATGCCACTCCCACAAGAG AGCTTTGGCTAAGTTTCTGGTGCGAAGTACACTACAATTCATTGTATGCAATTGAAG ATCTGCCGACACGCAAAACTAAAAAGAAGCACTGGCTGTTATAG
- the LOC133922609 gene encoding O-fucosyltransferase 23-like, with protein sequence MSILLELKLLKLISLPTRPVICKGLVIVIVLIVLRAIISPFLAINSSEKEEFYESAAPELLPRVRQDKFVDVPQIIWGLNNQKIAFARACLTARFLNRSLLMPSLSASLFYKEVDLLQPISFDKVFNFNKFNSQCHGFVRLARYSEVSNRTEPFKLQKGSGRRWTVERDLDQLQQSRGGKADDFEVIKIVGKHPFLWPDHWRVKDYAKIFDCLVLAPEIETEVVKVISKIREAGQRARNEVGISHSKQRRDGSTNLHVPYIAVHMRIEKDWMIHCKKWEQRSNSNEICSSKEEIIHKVSQIKDLRRPVAVYLAVADSLLEDDSITSGWRVGMVAYEKKKLGVTDIYDRQPYLIKSAIDFEVCLRADVFVGNSFSTFSNLVVLSRTERLYNLGKASSCGENVGLSSYAYNVICDDGGPQRWMTDMSDTSLQRLSYGTNNVSCH encoded by the coding sequence ATGAGCATCCTACTGGAACTTAAGCTTCTCAAGCTCATTAGCTTGCCCACAAGGCCTGTcatttgtaaaggccttgtgaTAGTGATTGTCCTGATTGTATTGAGAGCAATCATATCTCCTTTTCTTGCCATAAATTCATCTGAGAAGGAAGAATTTTATGAGTCAGCAGCCCCTGAGTTGCTTCCTCGAGTTAGGCAAGACAAGTTTGTTGATGTCCCACAAATTATATGGGGATTGAACAATCAGAAGATTGCATTTGCCAGAGCGTGCTTGACTGCAAGATTCCTGAACAGATCTCTTCTCATGCCAAGTCTGAGCGCTTCACTCTTCTACAAAGAGGTTGACTTGCTGCAGCCTATCAGTTTTGACAAGGTGTTTAACTTTAACAAGTTCAATTCTCAATGTCATGGCTTTGTAAGGTTAGCTCGGTATTCAGAAGTTTCAAATCGAACTGAGCCTTTCAAACTCCAAAAGGGGAGTGGTAGACGGTGGACAGTGGAGAGAGACTTGGATCAACTGCAGCAATCCAGAGGGGGCAAGGCAGATGACTTTGAAGTCATTAAAATTGTTGGGAAACATCCATTTCTGTGGCCTGATCACTGGCGAGTCAAAGATTATGCCAAGATCTTTGATTGCCTTGTCTTAGCTCCGGAGATAGAAACTGAAGTGGTTAAGGTGATATCCAAGATTAGAGAGGCAGGCCAAAGGGCAAGAAATGAAGTTGGAATTTCTCATAGTAAGCAGAGGAGAGATGGTTCAACGAATCTGCATGTGCCGTACATTGCTGTTCACATGAGAATAGAGAAAGATTGGATGATACATTGCAAGAAGTGGGAGCAGCGGTCCAATTCAAATGAAATCTGCAGCAGTAAAGAAGAGATCATTCACAAGGTCTCACAGATCAAGGATCTGCGTCGGCCAGTCGCAGTCTATCTTGCAGTAGCTGACAGCCTTCTTGAGGATGATTCAATAACCAGCGGGTGGAGAGTGGGTATGGTCGCTTATGAGAAGAAGAAACTTGGAGTTACCGACATCTATGATAGGCAACCGTATCTTATAAAGTCTGCCATTGACTTTGAGGTTTGCTTGAGAGCAGATGTGTTTGTTGGCAACAGCTTCTCAACATTCTCCAATCTTGTAGTGCTATCCCGAACAGAAAGGTTATATAACCTGGGAAAGGCGAGCTCATGTGGCGAGAACGTCGGGCTTTCATCCTATGCATACAATGTCATTTGCGATGATGGTGGGCCACAGAGATGGATGACAGATATGTCAGATACAAGCCTTCAAAGGTTAAGTTATGGAACGAATAATGTCTCATGCCACTGA
- the LOC133922611 gene encoding putative E3 ubiquitin-protein ligase LIN-2 isoform X1 — protein sequence MMSSPPSSSLRDLLARERTEVEALPAPHQRAARWLQRAASRSRSSRHASLPPEEAGVGASGDDGAVDAVVAVLSGYAGRFLKDSEFRRGLREKCAACLAPAAEGSARRDGAGHAVLANLELGIESIERLAADGAAQAPRDAKIRSLRNSIRLLSVVASLHAPRPVAAAGRAEGRTCGVPNSHLAACSQLYLSVVYKMERSDRVSARHLLQVFVDAPSLARKNLLPDLWDHVFLPHLLHLKVWFTKEADLAADWGADDRSKRMKSLQRLYNDHMDSGTVQFAMYYKEWLKSGADAPLVPSVPLPSMPGNFDACEKHSASVRRTSINRNLYNAVFGTALEQEDVKDEKLDDETELILDLDVELNDNSVSLKTEKLAHVLLSSQKSEQFFINSDLQRRQSKMGLQEKHSRSRKEGSIPETAPTPRKSYSFRLFTCQGDLSRKVINHPKIVKKEVVSVEEELDSNELTMTLERAISVVSNSDSLRQCEYAVHEVARACSTLQGDPNLVTWLSCPSFIQGLLEVTFTSKDDAVLESAILIMGKLVLGNEVIRQIMLNADPQLEVFLRLLRSNELFLKAAVVLYMMKPKAKQMLSLDWIPLVLHILECGDEVQFLCSVKCAPKIAAFYFLDQLLMGFDVDRNIENAKQMIALGGLDLLMSRLEVGDACESKICVSLLTSCIQADGTCRHYLADNLKKDPIVRLLAGNHNKASAAALNMMSELVCLNRTTKIVEFLKELKNSGCLNTMHILLVYLQQAPLVQQPLAAAMLLQLDLLGDPSQYSVYREEAIEAMVAALEHGSQSRKVQEQCARALLILAGRFSASGEPIAEAWLLKRAGLDDSLSESFRRTEIFKDKSARVEEEKVVEEWLKKLALMLLNSGSKRFLMALSNCISDGIPSLSRSCLITVTWMSSSLSPLRGCNDFQPLACSILAPKLLYSLNYDRVLEERVLASLSLLNVVRHPECMEKVFPLKKETIKSLQDLAEVTWTAKELLFACCR from the exons ATGATgtcgtcgccgccgtcgtccTCCCTCCGTGACCTGCTCGCGCGGGAGCGCACCGAGGTCGAGGCGCTCCCCGCGCCGCACCAGCGGGCCGCTCGGTGGCTGCAGCGAGCGGCGTCGAGGTCGAGGTCGAGCAGGCACGCCTCGCTGCCTCCGGAAGAGGCGGGGGTCGGTGCCAGCGGCGACGACGGCGCGGTTGACGCGGTGGTGGCAGTGCTTTCCGGGTACGCCGGGAGGTTCCTCAAGGACTCCGAGTTCCGGCGGGGGCTCCGGGAGAAGTGCGCCGCGTGCCTCGCGCCGGCCGCGGAGGGGTCGGCGCGGCGCGATGGCGCAGGGCACGCCGTGCTGGCCAACCTCGAGCTCGGCATCGAGAGCATCGAGCGCCTCGCCGCCGACGGCGCCGCCCAGGCTCCGCGCGACGCCAAGATCCGCTCGCTCCGCAACTCCATCCGTCTCCTCAGCGTCGTCGCCTCGCTCCACGCGCCGCGCCCCGTCGCCGCGGCGGGGCGCGCGGAGGGCCGCACCTGCGGGGTGCCCAACTCCCACCTCGCCGCTTGCTCGCAGCTCTATCTCTCCGTCGTTTACAAGATGGAGCGCAGCGACCGCGTCTCCGCGCGCCACCTGCTCCAGGTGTTTGTCGACGCGCCCTCCCTTGCGCGCAAGAACCTCCTCCCGGACCTCTGGGACCACGTCTTCCTTCCCCATTTGCTCCATCTCAAGGTATGGTTCACCAAGGAGGCCGACCTCGCTGCCGACTGGGGCGCCGACGACCGGAGCAAGAGGATGAAGAGCCTGCAGAGGCTCTACAATGATCATATGGACAGTGGCACGGTTCAGTTTGCAATGTACTACAAGGAGTGGCTCAAGTCAGGGGCCGATGCGCCTCTTGTCCCCTCCGTGCCATTGCCTTCGATGCCTGGGAATTTTGATGCCTGCGAGAAGCACTCGGCATCGGTACGCAGGACCTCAATCAACAGAAACCT GTACAATGCGGTTTTCGGCACAGCACTCGAGCAGGAAGATGTCAAAGACGAAAAGCTGGACGATGAGACTGAattgattttggatttggaTGTAGAATTGAATGATAATTCAGTGAGCTTGAAGACGGAGAAGCTTGCTCAT GTTTTATTATCTTCACAGAAAAGCGAGCAATTTTTCATTAATTCTGATTTACAGAGAAG ACAGAGTAAAATGGGGCTCCAAGAAAAGCATTCCCGCTCTCGGAAAGAAGGCTCTATTCCAGAAACAGCACCTACACCACGGAAATCCTACTCTTTTCGGCTATTCACCTGTCAGGGAGATCTGAGCAGGAAAGTTATCAATCATCCTAAAATAGTAAAGAAGGAAGTTGTGTCTGTCGAGGAAGAGCTAGATAGCAACGAGCTAACAATGACTCTAGAACGAGCAATATCCGTGGTATCCAATTCAGACAGTCTTAGGCAGTGTGAGTATGCTGTGCATGAAGTTGCCAGAGCATGTTCAACCTTGCAAGGGGATCCTAATCTTGTAACCTGGCTGTCATGTCCTTCTTTTATTCAAGGGCTTCTCGAGGTTACATTCACCTCAAAAGATGATGCTGTACTGGAGTCAGCTATCTTGATAATGGGAAAGTTAGTTTTGGGAAATGAGGTGATCAGACAGATTATGCTTAATGCAGATCCACAGCTTGAGGTTTTCTTGAGACTTCTGAGAAGCAACGAGTTGTTCCTGAAGGCAGCTGTAGTGCTTTATATGATGAAGCCTAAAGCTAAGCAGATGCTATCATTGGACTGGATACCGCTAGTACTGCACATATTGGAGTGCGGTGACGAGGTGCAATTTCTGTGTTCTGTGAAATGCGCGCCAAAAATAGCTGCATTCTATTTCCTAGATCAGCTCCTTATGGGGTTTGATGTCGACAGAAACATTGAGAACGCAAAGCAGATGATTGCTCTAGGTGGTCTGGACTTGCTCATGAGCAGGCTTGAAGTTGGTGATGCCTGTGAGAGCAAAATCTGTGTCTCTCTCTTGACCTCATGTATTCAAGCTGATGGCACTTGTCGACACTACCTAGCTGATAATCTGAAGAAGGACCCTATTGTTCGACTTCTTGCTGGAAATCACAACAAGGCTAGTGCTGCAGCCCTTAACATGATGAGTGAACTGGTCTGCCTTAATAG AACTACCAAAATTGTGGAGTTCCTCAAGGAGCTGAAAAATAGTGGCTGCTTAAATACAATGCATATTCTGTTGGTCTATCTCCAGCAGGCTCCTCTTGTCCAACAACCGCTAGCAGCTGCCATGTTACTTCAGCTTGATCTCCTG GGAGATCCTTCGCAGTACAGTGTTTACAGAGAGGAAGCGATTGAAGCTATGGTAGCTGCTCTCGAGCACGGTTCGCAGAGCAGAAAGGTCCAAGAACAGTGTGCTCGAGCTCTTCTGATCTTGGCAGGACGGTTTTCAGCCTCAGGAGAACCCATAGCAGAAGCATGGCTACTAAAGAGAGCGGGTCTAGATGACTCCCTATCAGAATCCTTCAGGAGAACGGAGATATTCAAAGATAAGAGTGCCCGAGTG gaagaagaaaaggtaGTTGAAGAATGGCTGAAGAAACTTGCCTTAATGTTACTGAACAGTGGGAGCAAAAGGTTCCTCATGGCACTGTCAAACTGCATATCTGATGGAATCCCCAGTCTGAGTCGATCGTGCCTCATCACTGTAACATGGATGagcagctccctctcccctctgcGTGGGTGCAACGATTTCCAGCCTTTAGCGTGCTCCATTCTTGCACCTAAGCTTCTATATAGCTTAAATTATGACAGAGTTTTGGAGGAGAGGGTGCTTGCTTCACTGTCACTGTTGAATGTGGTGAGACATCCAG AATGCATGGAGAAGGTTTTCCCACTGAAGAAAGAAACAATCAAGTCATTGCAAGATCTTGCAGAAGTGACATGGACTGCAAAGGAGCTCCTCTTTGCCTGCTGCAGATGA
- the LOC133922611 gene encoding putative E3 ubiquitin-protein ligase LIN-1 isoform X2, with amino-acid sequence MMSSPPSSSLRDLLARERTEVEALPAPHQRAARWLQRAASRSRSSRHASLPPEEAGVGASGDDGAVDAVVAVLSGYAGRFLKDSEFRRGLREKCAACLAPAAEGSARRDGAGHAVLANLELGIESIERLAADGAAQAPRDAKIRSLRNSIRLLSVVASLHAPRPVAAAGRAEGRTCGVPNSHLAACSQLYLSVVYKMERSDRVSARHLLQVFVDAPSLARKNLLPDLWDHVFLPHLLHLKVWFTKEADLAADWGADDRSKRMKSLQRLYNDHMDSGTVQFAMYYKEWLKSGADAPLVPSVPLPSMPGNFDACEKHSASVRRTSINRNLYNAVFGTALEQEDVKDEKLDDETELILDLDVELNDNSVSLKTEKLAHSKMGLQEKHSRSRKEGSIPETAPTPRKSYSFRLFTCQGDLSRKVINHPKIVKKEVVSVEEELDSNELTMTLERAISVVSNSDSLRQCEYAVHEVARACSTLQGDPNLVTWLSCPSFIQGLLEVTFTSKDDAVLESAILIMGKLVLGNEVIRQIMLNADPQLEVFLRLLRSNELFLKAAVVLYMMKPKAKQMLSLDWIPLVLHILECGDEVQFLCSVKCAPKIAAFYFLDQLLMGFDVDRNIENAKQMIALGGLDLLMSRLEVGDACESKICVSLLTSCIQADGTCRHYLADNLKKDPIVRLLAGNHNKASAAALNMMSELVCLNRTTKIVEFLKELKNSGCLNTMHILLVYLQQAPLVQQPLAAAMLLQLDLLGDPSQYSVYREEAIEAMVAALEHGSQSRKVQEQCARALLILAGRFSASGEPIAEAWLLKRAGLDDSLSESFRRTEIFKDKSARVEEEKVVEEWLKKLALMLLNSGSKRFLMALSNCISDGIPSLSRSCLITVTWMSSSLSPLRGCNDFQPLACSILAPKLLYSLNYDRVLEERVLASLSLLNVVRHPECMEKVFPLKKETIKSLQDLAEVTWTAKELLFACCR; translated from the exons ATGATgtcgtcgccgccgtcgtccTCCCTCCGTGACCTGCTCGCGCGGGAGCGCACCGAGGTCGAGGCGCTCCCCGCGCCGCACCAGCGGGCCGCTCGGTGGCTGCAGCGAGCGGCGTCGAGGTCGAGGTCGAGCAGGCACGCCTCGCTGCCTCCGGAAGAGGCGGGGGTCGGTGCCAGCGGCGACGACGGCGCGGTTGACGCGGTGGTGGCAGTGCTTTCCGGGTACGCCGGGAGGTTCCTCAAGGACTCCGAGTTCCGGCGGGGGCTCCGGGAGAAGTGCGCCGCGTGCCTCGCGCCGGCCGCGGAGGGGTCGGCGCGGCGCGATGGCGCAGGGCACGCCGTGCTGGCCAACCTCGAGCTCGGCATCGAGAGCATCGAGCGCCTCGCCGCCGACGGCGCCGCCCAGGCTCCGCGCGACGCCAAGATCCGCTCGCTCCGCAACTCCATCCGTCTCCTCAGCGTCGTCGCCTCGCTCCACGCGCCGCGCCCCGTCGCCGCGGCGGGGCGCGCGGAGGGCCGCACCTGCGGGGTGCCCAACTCCCACCTCGCCGCTTGCTCGCAGCTCTATCTCTCCGTCGTTTACAAGATGGAGCGCAGCGACCGCGTCTCCGCGCGCCACCTGCTCCAGGTGTTTGTCGACGCGCCCTCCCTTGCGCGCAAGAACCTCCTCCCGGACCTCTGGGACCACGTCTTCCTTCCCCATTTGCTCCATCTCAAGGTATGGTTCACCAAGGAGGCCGACCTCGCTGCCGACTGGGGCGCCGACGACCGGAGCAAGAGGATGAAGAGCCTGCAGAGGCTCTACAATGATCATATGGACAGTGGCACGGTTCAGTTTGCAATGTACTACAAGGAGTGGCTCAAGTCAGGGGCCGATGCGCCTCTTGTCCCCTCCGTGCCATTGCCTTCGATGCCTGGGAATTTTGATGCCTGCGAGAAGCACTCGGCATCGGTACGCAGGACCTCAATCAACAGAAACCT GTACAATGCGGTTTTCGGCACAGCACTCGAGCAGGAAGATGTCAAAGACGAAAAGCTGGACGATGAGACTGAattgattttggatttggaTGTAGAATTGAATGATAATTCAGTGAGCTTGAAGACGGAGAAGCTTGCTCAT AGTAAAATGGGGCTCCAAGAAAAGCATTCCCGCTCTCGGAAAGAAGGCTCTATTCCAGAAACAGCACCTACACCACGGAAATCCTACTCTTTTCGGCTATTCACCTGTCAGGGAGATCTGAGCAGGAAAGTTATCAATCATCCTAAAATAGTAAAGAAGGAAGTTGTGTCTGTCGAGGAAGAGCTAGATAGCAACGAGCTAACAATGACTCTAGAACGAGCAATATCCGTGGTATCCAATTCAGACAGTCTTAGGCAGTGTGAGTATGCTGTGCATGAAGTTGCCAGAGCATGTTCAACCTTGCAAGGGGATCCTAATCTTGTAACCTGGCTGTCATGTCCTTCTTTTATTCAAGGGCTTCTCGAGGTTACATTCACCTCAAAAGATGATGCTGTACTGGAGTCAGCTATCTTGATAATGGGAAAGTTAGTTTTGGGAAATGAGGTGATCAGACAGATTATGCTTAATGCAGATCCACAGCTTGAGGTTTTCTTGAGACTTCTGAGAAGCAACGAGTTGTTCCTGAAGGCAGCTGTAGTGCTTTATATGATGAAGCCTAAAGCTAAGCAGATGCTATCATTGGACTGGATACCGCTAGTACTGCACATATTGGAGTGCGGTGACGAGGTGCAATTTCTGTGTTCTGTGAAATGCGCGCCAAAAATAGCTGCATTCTATTTCCTAGATCAGCTCCTTATGGGGTTTGATGTCGACAGAAACATTGAGAACGCAAAGCAGATGATTGCTCTAGGTGGTCTGGACTTGCTCATGAGCAGGCTTGAAGTTGGTGATGCCTGTGAGAGCAAAATCTGTGTCTCTCTCTTGACCTCATGTATTCAAGCTGATGGCACTTGTCGACACTACCTAGCTGATAATCTGAAGAAGGACCCTATTGTTCGACTTCTTGCTGGAAATCACAACAAGGCTAGTGCTGCAGCCCTTAACATGATGAGTGAACTGGTCTGCCTTAATAG AACTACCAAAATTGTGGAGTTCCTCAAGGAGCTGAAAAATAGTGGCTGCTTAAATACAATGCATATTCTGTTGGTCTATCTCCAGCAGGCTCCTCTTGTCCAACAACCGCTAGCAGCTGCCATGTTACTTCAGCTTGATCTCCTG GGAGATCCTTCGCAGTACAGTGTTTACAGAGAGGAAGCGATTGAAGCTATGGTAGCTGCTCTCGAGCACGGTTCGCAGAGCAGAAAGGTCCAAGAACAGTGTGCTCGAGCTCTTCTGATCTTGGCAGGACGGTTTTCAGCCTCAGGAGAACCCATAGCAGAAGCATGGCTACTAAAGAGAGCGGGTCTAGATGACTCCCTATCAGAATCCTTCAGGAGAACGGAGATATTCAAAGATAAGAGTGCCCGAGTG gaagaagaaaaggtaGTTGAAGAATGGCTGAAGAAACTTGCCTTAATGTTACTGAACAGTGGGAGCAAAAGGTTCCTCATGGCACTGTCAAACTGCATATCTGATGGAATCCCCAGTCTGAGTCGATCGTGCCTCATCACTGTAACATGGATGagcagctccctctcccctctgcGTGGGTGCAACGATTTCCAGCCTTTAGCGTGCTCCATTCTTGCACCTAAGCTTCTATATAGCTTAAATTATGACAGAGTTTTGGAGGAGAGGGTGCTTGCTTCACTGTCACTGTTGAATGTGGTGAGACATCCAG AATGCATGGAGAAGGTTTTCCCACTGAAGAAAGAAACAATCAAGTCATTGCAAGATCTTGCAGAAGTGACATGGACTGCAAAGGAGCTCCTCTTTGCCTGCTGCAGATGA